One window of the Thermoanaerobaculia bacterium genome contains the following:
- a CDS encoding hotdog domain-containing protein, with product MTGNREPAIRVVLMPKDTNAHGTIFGGVILSYIDQAGAVEAKKHRTEFLVTVAMREIVFHEPVYVGDLVSFYTELLRIGSTSITVRVDVVANRGNDPDVEAKVTEAEVTYVNLGADRKPRVIPR from the coding sequence GTGACCGGCAACCGCGAACCCGCGATCCGGGTCGTCCTCATGCCGAAGGACACGAACGCGCACGGAACGATCTTCGGCGGGGTGATCCTTTCCTACATCGACCAAGCCGGCGCGGTCGAAGCGAAGAAGCACCGGACGGAATTCCTCGTCACCGTCGCCATGCGGGAGATCGTCTTCCACGAGCCCGTGTACGTCGGCGACCTCGTCTCCTTCTACACCGAGCTCCTCCGGATCGGGAGCACCTCGATCACGGTCCGCGTCGACGTCGTCGCCAATCGCGGAAACGACCCGGACGTCGAGGCCAAGGTGACGGAGGCGGAAGTCACCTACGTCAATCTCGGAGCGGACCGCAAACCCCGCGTCATTCCGCGGTAA
- a CDS encoding histidine phosphatase family protein — MNLYLLRHGDAEDSAKSGKDADRALSERGREVMEVVAVAFSRVAKAQAIWHSPLRRAKETAEFIAARFPKASLAATPALAPDADPRKVLVELARDRWDDVVLVGHMPHLGLLLGLAVTGREDVDVPIKKAAIARVSFGGSHPSPPGDLKWVLSPSLAQKIR; from the coding sequence ATGAATCTCTATCTCCTCCGGCACGGGGACGCCGAAGACTCGGCCAAATCGGGCAAGGATGCCGATCGCGCGCTCTCCGAACGCGGGCGGGAAGTGATGGAAGTCGTCGCGGTCGCGTTTTCGCGGGTCGCGAAAGCGCAGGCGATCTGGCACAGCCCGCTCCGACGCGCGAAGGAAACCGCGGAATTCATCGCGGCCCGATTTCCGAAAGCCTCGCTGGCCGCCACGCCCGCTCTGGCGCCGGACGCGGATCCGCGAAAGGTCCTCGTGGAGCTGGCGCGCGACCGATGGGATGACGTCGTCCTCGTGGGGCACATGCCGCACCTGGGCCTTCTTCTCGGGCTCGCGGTCACGGGCCGGGAAGACGTCGACGTGCCGATCAAGAAGGCGGCGATCGCGCGGGTCTCGTTCGGCGGCAGCCACCCCTCGCCTCCCGGCGATCTGAAGTGGGTCCTGTCGCCGTCGCTCGCCCAGAAAATTCGATAG